In the Tetrapisispora phaffii CBS 4417 chromosome 7, complete genome genome, one interval contains:
- the MTF1 gene encoding RNA polymerase specificity factor (similar to Saccharomyces cerevisiae MTF1 (YMR228W); ancestral locus Anc_8.755), with the protein MSLTVPTLESLSSIKKFYSFKYMLNSDIHEKIFNKLKLEKVYSDFSNKVDVIDLYPGPAQQSVMFNNKYKPRNHILMESRLVYHRHLINNYQQSPFIIYKKDPYEWSSYTDLIDKEKIITPIKQDRTHVNDSLLLIANLTNPNSEALMMQWLSCVGNGNWLQRFGLVKMLIWLPTSTAIKLLACPTDKSRSKCSLLTEALTDTNLVATMNSKDINLFNKKIIDKCDPILFDSKDVLPDKSCSISLLEVTPKQTTIDFDYWDYVTKHLMILKGTTLRNCVESLGHGARDYFERAIKDQSMLDRCPGELTIEEINYLVDLFYKWPYKPDIYMDFIDIFQDSNS; encoded by the coding sequence ATGTCTTTAACTGTACCTACGTTGGAATCTTTGAGTtccattaaaaaattttattcattcaaatatatgCTTAATTCAGATATTCATgagaaaatattcaataaattgaaGCTCGAAAAGGTTTACTCAGATTTTAGCAACAAAGTTGATGTGATCGATTTATACCCTGGTCCAGCTCAACAGTCAGTAAtgttcaataataaatacaaaccaagaaatcatattttaatggAATCAAGACTTGTTTATCATAGACATCTAATCAATAATTACCAGCAGTCTCcattcattatatataaaaaagatCCATACGAATGGTCTTCTTATACTGACCTGATTGATAAGGAAAAGATTATAACGCCAATAAAACAAGACCGTACTCATGTCAATGACAGTTTATTGCTAATTGCAAATCTAACGAATCCAAATTCAGAAGCTTTAATGATGCAATGGCTAAGTTGTGTCGGTAATGGAAACTGGTTACAAAGATTTGGATTGGTTAAAATGTTAATATGGTTGCCAACATCAACTGCGATTAAATTACTTGCATGTCCGACTGATAAAAGTAGGTCTAAATGTTCACTTTTGACGGAAGCCCTAACTGATACAAATTTAGTTGCGACAATGAATTCCAAAGATATCAATTTATTCaacaagaaaataattgataaatgtGATCCAATTCTATTTGATTCAAAAGATGTCTTACCAGATAAAAGTTGTTCTATATCATTACTTGAGGTCACTCCAAAACAAACCACTATTGATTTCGATTATTGGGATTATGTCACAAAACAtttgatgattttaaaagGCACTACTCTTCGCAATTGTGTCGAATCTTTGGGGCATGGTGCAAGAGATTATTTTGAGAGAGCCATAAAAGATCAATCGATGTTAGATAGGTGTCCAGGTGAATTAACAATTGAAgagataaattatttggtAGATTTATTCTATAAATGGCCTTATAAACCGGATATCTATATGGATTTTATCGATATATTTCAAGATAGTAATAGTTAA
- the TAF7 gene encoding TATA-binding protein-associated factor TAF7 (similar to Saccharomyces cerevisiae TAF7 (YMR227C); ancestral locus Anc_8.754) → MAVIKIKRLRKPSEDEQEVEQKPTKIRIKTKPVQESTKKNKLKINLKRKTNDKDVAKGNVESQTDGNGLKLKLNLKKPDRKPKNEHKTPRIRLKPIRVPGEGYDSEASDVEDDPLIEEGIVMRVQPHAQSEFIKNCIETGDYSELNIKWKGARHAVIYINSIPFGAVLVNLPTIVEVHKSVDRKNLMKTVDLSQMLLVIKQIEEEEDVFKLHSPDAEDLVTKHYDKYLEEINAYKKSFIMGYNGGPLTEAEGKHIDEIVTKKYDYMHGLTAPLYNVRNRRFRRKMNSREFDYAERVVSTLLEQDDKAEEVTFELIEESEILKKSTSSNNLKIASPKQPEKSDPYISFALDDEERDDDDLDLEEAFQSEDEGDEANTEKKDRRFAQATPGSLNEAEMKNVQNRLDETGDDVEQFNDDEDEDEDEDEDEDEDEDEDEDEDEDEDEDEDEDMDGEKRDVDASVKHNELLKDELKELEAILLQTEQKLEKATNPLLKSRFVDSMKKLEKELDLKRQQLKISNDNLNPDKNGESKQENNEEEDEEESEEEEDEEEEEEEYEEEAQPVDQKQQSQQATQPEQTEQSEQADADQDQNVANAKDAEITAEGNAGLDQNDLDMMMLFGGEGDDADD, encoded by the coding sequence atggCAGTgatcaaaattaaaagacTGAGGAAACCCTCGGAAGATGAACAAGAGGTGGAACAGAAACCAACAAAGATACGTATTAAGACCAAACCTGTACAGGAATCaacaaagaagaataagttgaaaataaatttaaagagGAAAACAAATGACAAGGATGTAGCAAAAGGGAATGTAGAATCTCAAACTGATGGAAACggtttgaaattgaaattgaatctGAAGAAGCCAGATAGGAAGCCAAAAAATGAGCATAAGACTCCTCGTATACGCTTGAAACCAATACGTGTTCCTGGAGAAGGTTACGATTCAGAAGCATCCGATGTGGAAGATGATCCATTAATAGAAGAAGGGATAGTGATGAGAGTGCAGCCCCATGCTCAATCcgaatttattaaaaattgtatAGAAACTGGAGATTACTCAGAACTTAATATAAAATGGAAAGGGGCAAGACATGCCGTTATCTACATCAATTCTATACCATTTGGTGCGGTTTTAGTTAATTTACCAACAATCGTGGAAGTTCATAAGAGTGTGGATAGAAAAAACTTAATGAAAACAGTTGATTTATCGCAGATGCTTCTTGTTATTAAACAAAtcgaagaagaagaggacGTGTTCAAGCTGCATTCTCCTGATGCAGAAGACTTGGTAACAAAACATTATGATAAGTATCTAGAAGAAATAAATGCATATAAAAAAAGTTTTATAATGGGCTATAATGGTGGACCATTAACAGAGGCTGAAGGAAAACATATAGATGAGATTGTCACTAAAAAATACGATTACATGCATGGTCTGACTGCTCCACTTTATAATGTTCGTAACAGAAgatttagaagaaaaatgaattcTCGTGAGTTTGACTATGCAGAAAGGGTAGTTTCTACGTTGTTAGAGCAAGATGATAAAGCAGAGGAGGTAACATTTGAGCTTATTGAAGAGTCTGAGATTCTCAAGAAATCTACTTCTTCCAATAACCTTAAGATTGCTAGCCCAAAGCAACCGGAGAAAAGCGATCCATACATTTCATTTGCTcttgatgatgaagaaagGGATGATGACGACTTAGATTTAGAGGAAGCTTTCCAAAGTGAAGATGAAGGTGATGAAGCTAATactgaaaagaaagatagACGCTTTGCACAGGCAACTCCAGGTTCTCTAAATGAGGCTGAAATGAAAAACGTGCAAAACAGGTTAGATGAAACAGGTGATGATGTCGAACAGTTCAACGATGATGAAGACGAAGACGAAGacgaagatgaagatgaagacgAAGacgaagatgaagatgaagacgAAGacgaagatgaagatgaagacgAAGACGAAGATATGGATGGTGAGAAGCGTGATGTAGATGCTAGTGTAAAACACAACGAATTGTTGAAGGACGAATTAAAAGAGTTAGAAGCCATCTTACTGCAAACTGAACAAAAGCTCGAGAAAGCAACAAATCCATTATTGAAGTCTAGATTCGTCGACAGtatgaaaaaattagaaaaagaGCTAGATTTAAAGAGacaacaattaaaaatcagtaatgataatttaaatccCGACAAAAATGGCGAGAGCAAACAAGAAAacaatgaagaagaagacgAAGAGGAATCTGAGGAGGAGGAAGAtgaagaggaagaagaggaagagTATGAAGAAGAAGCGCAACCTGTGGATCAGAAACAGCAGTCGCAACAAGCAACCCAACCAGAACAAACCGAGCAAAGTGAACAAGCAGACGCAGATCAAGATCAGAACGTTGCAAATGCAAAAGACGCGGAAATTACTGCCGAAGGAAACGCTGGACTGGACCAAAATGATCTAGACATGATGATGCTGTTTGGAGGTGAAGGAGACGACGCAGACGACTAG
- the TPHA0G00460 gene encoding uncharacterized protein (ancestral locus Anc_8.756): MEFDLVLYIKKEYSLILLCVGFISIILTMGEIAAEVLKQGNLEHLRLDYLILESLDGLTNDSKMRHYLFKNVFESMQLKFYSQNVEGFKDCILGDSSLTDSDINTFNRRFVFCSIFAQQSLAVNFNTFKVISRFIKNVLLLTEIAIGVVSIVTIYHNNSNEINKIRHYLLGIINIDKIPFHDKMKDNYNNDSKSPCTSKRKPSLNNSSKEKAANVNILSDFNKSKDSTESVNNIVKTAIDKLNKRDYIESSESSTFSSISLPTFFLNKKSSTNSHKDTNVYFKENVDYLSGTKRSKHEITVDNLNNKLDNALKISSVEGTNLRPIDLAGEKSDGDNGKVEIATPVKVNEPIHCALETKNLNEERPYPIIKKTPLNFDLITTKGRAEWKNHLLKLQETKNKRNEKEREHFEFPNDNKLQVADIQNIRLFDPSGKPLRRVVIPGIGWVPHRRAQMILNKNKTTLT; the protein is encoded by the coding sequence ATGGAATTTGATTtagttttatatattaagaaGGAATATTCTTTAATCCTGTTATGTGTAGGGTTCATTTCTATAATTCTTACTATGGGAGAAATAGCCGCCGAGGTATTGAAGCAAGGCAACTTGGAACATTTGAGGTTGGACTATTTGATTTTAGAGTCCCTAGATGGTTTGACAAATGACTCTAAAATGAGACATTAtctatttaaaaatgtttttgaatctATGCagttaaaattttatagCCAGAATGTCGAGGGCTTCAAAGATTGTATACTTGGAGACTCAAGTTTAACGGATTCCGatataaatacatttaATAGAAGGTTTGTATTTTGTTCTATATTTGCACAACAATCTTTAGCTGTCAATTTCAATACTTTTAAAGTGATTTCaagatttatcaaaaatgttttattgCTTACTGAAATTGCCATTGGTGTCGTCAGTATTGTGACAATATAtcataataattcaaatgaaattaataagaTAAGACACTATTTACTGGGAATAATAAACATTGACAAAATTCCATTCCACGATAAAATGAAggataattataataatgacaGTAAGAGCCCTTGCACTTCGAAGAGAAAACCATCACTAAACAACTCTAGTAAGGAAAAAGCAGCAAATGTGAACATATTATCAGactttaataaatctaaGGATTCGACCGAGtcagttaataatatagtTAAGACTGCCATagataaattaaacaaaCGAGATTACATAGAATCATCAGAGTCATCAACATTTTCCTCAATATCCCTACCAACCTTCttcttaaataaaaaatcgTCAACTAATAGTCACAAAGATACTAATGtgtattttaaagaaaatgttgACTACCTGAGTGGCACAAAGCGATCAAAACATGAGATCACAGTGGACAActtgaataataaattagataatgcattaaaaatatcatctgTTGAAGGGACGAATTTGAGACCGATAGATTTAGCAGGAGAAAAGTCTGATGGTGATAATGGTAAGGTTGAAATTGCAACACCGGTTAAGGTCAATGAACCTATTCATTGCGCTTTGGAgacaaaaaatttaaatgaagaaaGGCCATATCccataataaaaaagacACCTTTGAATTTTGACTTAATTACTACAAAAGGTAGAGCTGAATGGAAAAATCATCTATTGAAATTACAAGAAActaaaaacaaaagaaatgaGAAAGAAAGAGAGCATTTTGAATTTCCTAATGATAACAAATTACAAGTTGCTGatatacaaaatattaGACTATTTGATCCAAGTGGAAAACCTCTAAGAAGAGTAGTCATTCCCGGTATTGGATGGGTACCTCATCGTAGGGCacaaatgatattaaataaaaacaaaacgACACTTACTTAA